A window from Bdellovibrionales bacterium encodes these proteins:
- a CDS encoding GNAT family N-acetyltransferase has protein sequence MRELVAGDEDSVLQLVADLYRAQPHLVGFQWPTETLRAEFRSTDGWGMFQGARLVSFVLYRVTPVVWEISVVASHPEFWKQGLTRSLMGHVVVIRPPERELWLEVHEENTRAWQLYESLGFKKTGVRPNYYPNNGTAWLYTLR, from the coding sequence ATGCGGGAGCTCGTGGCCGGGGATGAGGACAGCGTGCTGCAACTGGTGGCCGATCTTTACCGGGCCCAGCCGCATCTCGTAGGCTTTCAGTGGCCGACGGAGACTTTGCGAGCCGAATTCCGCTCCACCGACGGCTGGGGGATGTTTCAAGGGGCCCGGCTGGTGAGCTTCGTTTTATACCGGGTGACCCCGGTGGTCTGGGAAATTTCGGTGGTGGCCAGCCACCCAGAGTTCTGGAAACAGGGTTTGACGCGCAGCCTCATGGGTCATGTGGTGGTTATCAGGCCCCCAGAAAGAGAGCTGTGGCTGGAGGTTCACGAAGAAAATACGCGGGCTTGGCAGCTTTATGAATCCCTGGGCTTCAAGAAGACGGGAGTACGGCCAAATTACTATCCAAACAATGGCACTGCCTGGTTGTATACTTTGAGATAA
- a CDS encoding outer membrane beta-barrel protein — translation MKKYFYILAALSIVPNLSLAQAGNFDAEVDQELDQMYANKQAAVVANPAPTTAAVGGTAAQGSQPIYILNQATPTSTATAQSAQVQKQPVAVIESTPLVESKAEMMRKSRQDAEVQTEQKIVEKLEASRLEDERRRADVLFGNKFEQMQGASTQIKAENSNVTVSQGQAQAQTPVVVQAAPVVTPVEPKENIRDVVREELAASKNSLKLEEVAPAPTEVRYFSGIVGIGDYPDVKNVRGNYSFGAAFGTKYDSLIVEGSFLYSNYTVEKLDCNCVSYFPTLVDTNQYQAAVSAKYQMLDGMVRPVLGGLIAYSYRKYDWNSLPNYSPYNTYGTSSDSHAIDLGVTAGVDLELSKKFALGFEYRYMFNLSSRVDNQSIIAASQNQYGTPLEKLSYYTLALAAKVNF, via the coding sequence ATGAAGAAGTATTTCTATATCCTTGCGGCTCTAAGTATCGTTCCGAATTTGAGTTTAGCTCAGGCGGGGAACTTCGATGCCGAGGTCGATCAAGAACTCGACCAAATGTATGCAAATAAGCAAGCAGCAGTCGTTGCTAATCCAGCTCCGACAACGGCAGCAGTGGGTGGAACAGCAGCTCAAGGCAGTCAGCCGATTTATATCTTAAATCAGGCGACGCCAACATCGACTGCAACAGCTCAATCAGCGCAGGTGCAAAAACAACCAGTAGCTGTGATTGAATCGACTCCGCTTGTAGAATCAAAAGCAGAGATGATGAGAAAGTCTCGTCAAGATGCTGAGGTTCAAACAGAGCAGAAGATCGTAGAAAAGCTCGAAGCGTCTCGTCTTGAAGACGAAAGACGTCGTGCCGACGTTCTCTTTGGAAATAAATTTGAACAAATGCAAGGTGCTTCCACTCAGATTAAAGCTGAGAATTCCAACGTAACGGTTTCTCAAGGTCAAGCACAGGCGCAAACTCCAGTCGTTGTTCAAGCGGCTCCGGTTGTGACTCCTGTAGAGCCTAAAGAAAACATCCGTGATGTTGTTCGTGAAGAACTTGCGGCTTCTAAAAACTCTTTGAAGTTGGAAGAAGTTGCGCCAGCTCCGACGGAAGTTCGTTACTTCAGCGGTATCGTTGGTATCGGTGACTATCCAGATGTTAAAAACGTTCGCGGTAACTATTCATTCGGTGCGGCGTTTGGTACGAAGTATGACTCTCTCATCGTTGAGGGTTCTTTCTTGTACTCAAACTACACAGTTGAAAAACTCGACTGTAACTGCGTGAGCTACTTCCCGACGTTGGTTGATACAAACCAGTATCAAGCAGCAGTCTCTGCGAAGTACCAAATGTTGGACGGGATGGTTCGTCCAGTATTGGGTGGTTTGATTGCTTACAGCTATCGTAAATACGATTGGAACAGTTTGCCAAATTACTCTCCGTACAACACCTACGGCACATCTTCTGATTCACACGCCATCGATTTGGGTGTGACAGCAGGTGTAGACTTGGAACTCAGCAAGAAATTTGCTCTTGGTTTCGAGTACCGTTATATGTTTAATTTGTCGAGCCGCGTGGACAACCAGTCCATCATCGCAGCTTCGCAAAATCAGTACGGCACTCCGCTCGAAAAATTGAGCTATTACACATTGGCTCTTGCGGCTAAGGTTAATTTCTAA